Proteins encoded within one genomic window of Xiphophorus maculatus strain JP 163 A chromosome 11, X_maculatus-5.0-male, whole genome shotgun sequence:
- the LOC111610091 gene encoding uncharacterized protein LOC111610091 — protein MASRRRGSRLVKQRSGLRSQSKMEEQVTDKAWESMPTTDGSDEEGEPKPGPSGSSASGSEFLTLMKGFMAGQQKREKGLLKELRHLRMSLQQPQQVPRPHLQLGVGAEQSDDDDDDDGDQSYQPQSVSYTTDPKIPPYQLGEDLENYLLRFERIAKTWRWPECEWACRLIPLLSGKALEAYAAMDEDCAHCYKDLKTALLTKFDISPETYRQKFRATSIPAGETPTETYHRLRGLYRRWIRPDQHSKEDIGELIIQEQLLSILPSDVRTWVKEHEPEDGLTAAKLALQYMNARRGGAARFSNPGPRPVQPAGHQRYPRDPRQEVKGITSSLNPPSNGKTLICYYCQQLGHKASVCPIKKTKFTGSCYAPRVENQAGVKNFETRTHKTVTVNGQHVTALIDSGSSTSLIKKSLVPVGCMNYEKKTEILCVHGDCHVYPKAEVTVIIDDQPYLLTVGVVENLPFDIILGTDLPVMFHLLEEVRTEGSKVSNVSGPVITRSQAKEQVESLPDFDESLFEIPKRSRKSRKQKKFEKKLMLSGNVLTDLTVDDMWKIPENIATLQKQDVSLQPLFDRVEEKTDAKWRGRETFVLKDGVLYACNEKQRLVVPTCCRALVMHLAHTIPWAGHLGRHKTFMRVSSRFFWPSMYNDINALCASCPTCQKTRPARKSDRALLQPLPVVSTPFRKVAMDIVGPLVKSGRGHQYILVLGISAIRTTPYHPQTDGLVERFNQTLKRMLQKFVDDTGRDWDRWLPFLLFAYREVPQASTGFSPFELLYGWDVQGPLDLLRKSWDASETSSNAKGVVQYVLQMRGRLAEYQEEAEKNLLQAQQKQKRWYDQQARQRVLSPGQKVLLLLPSSTSKLLAKWQGPYTISRQLGPTTYEVYHPDKKKATQAYHVNLLKEWKELSCPAPETSCLLRPVEEEEEVPGVEVMAEQSTPNLSHLTSHQASQLQQIFQKLSPLFSPNPGRTSLIEHAIRLKEKQPIRQRPYRVPQQLVGQLRDEVETMLTSGIIEPSNSEWCSPVVIVCKKDGSLRICIDFRKLNAVSEFDAYPMPRVDELLERIGKAKFITTLDLCKGYWQVPLEPSSRPYTAFRTPSGLFQFTVMPFGLHGAPATFQRLMDKVLQGSEDYSAAYLDDETRYLGYQLGRGEVRPQMDKVEAIQKCPRPRTKKEVRSFLGLAGWYRSPDFSKKFLVQVDASTVGLGAVLAQGDPGEEQPILYLSRKLLPRENCSTNQHNLSSNHNCDTNHHNSYTNHNNCSTNGNNCCINNKCGTNHYNRSTNQHNLSTNNKHCCTNHDIHRNNNCCTNHHNNFCTNNHNYHHNCDTNHHNSYTNHNNCSTNSNNCCINNKCGTNHYNRSTNQHNLSTNKKHCCTNHDINRNNNNCCTNHHNNFCTNNHYCCTNHDIHRNNNCCTNHHNNFCTNNHNYHHNCDTNHHNSYTNHNNCSTTQHNLSTNNNHCCTNHHNNFCTNNHNCCTNHDIHRNNNNCCTNHHNNFCTNNHNSPISTTSAPTTNTAAPTTTTAATSTTTTAPITTTAAATTTNRSTNQHNLSSNHNCCTDHHNCDTNHHNSYTNHNNCSTNSNNCCINNKCGTNHYNRSTNQHNLSTNNKHCCTNHDIHRNNNNCCTNHHNNFCTNNHYCCTNHDIHRNNNCCTNHHNNFCTNNHNCKPQHQSAQPQQQPQLLYRPPQQLHQPQQLQHQQQRLLHQQQATTTTAAPITTTTSAPTTTTTNRSTNQPNLSSNHNCCTDHHNCDTNHHNSYTNHNNCSTNSNNCCINNNNNQYGTNHYKQSTNNHNCWPNNHNCRNNYHNFFTNNNPTTTSAAPTTATAAPTTTTATQTTTTTNNHNCCINNKCGTHHYIRSTNPHNLSHNNHNNFCTDHNNCSTNRSNRCTNHHNNFSPTTTSTPTSTAAPTTATAAQTTTNTAPTTTSAHGTNHYSHSTNNHNCSTSHHNFFTNHNCCTNHNNYNTNNHNCCINNNNNNKRSTNHCNRSTNHNNCNTNHNNCSTNSHNCCINNNNNINNKHGTNHYNHSTNNHNCSTSRHNFFTNHNCCTNHNNYNTNNHNCCINNKCGTHHYIRSTNPHNLSHNNHNNFCTNHNNNSTNHNFYTNINRSTNHSNCCTNDNKHSTNHICCSNNNNNNNKRSTNHCNRSTNHNNCNTNHNNCSTNSHNCCINNNNNINNKHGTNHYNHSTNNHNCSTSRHNFFTNHNCCTNHNNYNTNNHNCCINNNNNNNKHGTNHYNHSTNNHNCSTSRHNFFTNHNCCTNHNNYNTNNHNCCINNKCGTHHYIRSTNPHNLSHNNHNNFCTNHNNNSTNHNFYTNINRSTNHSNCCTNDNKPTTTTAAPATTTSAPTTTAAPTTTAALTTITTAPKTTTAAPTTTTAALTTTTATTASPTTTTAAPTATTAASTTSAAPTSTTAAPISTTSAPNTTTAAQTTTTTVPTTTTAAATTRSVAPTTTNVAPTTTSAVSTTTTADPATTTSSPTTAAAPTTTTAAPNHNFCNSKKCITSHNNYSTNRNHSNNNNCCTNHNNCCTNSHNYSPNNHNGCTNHNNYSTNIHNCYINNNNNKCGTNHSNHSTNNRNNCCTNNHNCRTSHHNFFTNNNICSTNHHNCCTSHNNSSSNCNTNHHQCSTNHHTHCNIHHYFKTNHNTIRHNSNWQNNHNNHLNNVNCSHRHIKLCNSATHRCSNKCHNNKPNHINNDKHS, from the exons ATGGCGAGCCGGAGAAGAGGATCTCGTTTGGTGAAGCAAAGATCTGGTCTTCGATCACAATCAAAGATGGAAGAACAGGTGACTGACAAAGCATGGGAAAGCATGCCAACGACGGATGGATCAGATGAGGAAGGTGAACCAAAGCCTGGCCCCAGTGGATCAAGTGCATCTGGCAGTGAGTTTCTCACTTTGATGAAGGGCTTTATGGCAGGTCAGCAAAAGCGAGAGAAAGGGCTGCTGAAGGAACTGCGACATCTTAGGATGTCCCTGCAGCAACCACAGCAAGTACCACGTCCTCACCTTCAGTTAGGAGTTGGTGCAGAGCAAagtgacgatgatgatgatgacgacggTGATCAAAGCTATCAACCTCAGTCAGTAAGTTACACCACTGATCCAAAAATTCCCCCTTATCAATTAGGAGAAGACCTTGAAAACTATCTGCTGCGGTTTGAGCGCATTGCCAAGACCTGGAGGTGGCCAGAGTGTGAATGGGCGTGCCGTCTCATTCCACTCCTTTCTGGGAAAGCGCTGGAGGCCTATGCTGCCATGGATGAGGACTGTGCTCACTGCTACAAGGACTTGAAAACTGCTTTGTTAACAAAGTTTGACATCTCACCTGAGACATACAGACAGAAGTTCAGAGCAACAAGTATACCTGCTGGTGAAACTCCTACTGAAACCTACCACCGCCTTAGAGGTCTCTACCGACGATGGATCCGTCCGGACCAGCATTCCAAGGAGGACATCGGGGAGCTCATCATCCAGGAACAACTGCTGAGCATTCTGCCCTCTGATGTAAGGACCTGGGTGAAGGAACATGAACCTGAGGATGGTCTGACTGCTGCAAAGTTGGCTCTACAGTACATGAACGCACGGCGAGGAGGAGCAGCACGGTTCTCCAACCCTGGACCGCGACCTGTTCAACCAGCTGGACATCAACGGTATCCCAGGGACCCAAGACAGGAGGTTAAAGGTATCACCAGTTCTCTGAATCCACCATCTAATGGTAAGACATTGATTTGCTATTATTGCCAGCAGCTGGGCCACAAGGCTTCTGTGTGCCCAATAAAGAAGACTAAGTTTACTGGTTCCTGCTATGCTCCTAGAGTTGAAAATCAAGCTGGAgtcaaaaactttgaaactAGAACTCATAAAACTGTGACTGTGAATGGACAGCATGTGACTGCATTAATAGACAGTGGTAGTTCCACATCACTTATAAAAAAGAGTCTTGTACCTGTTGGATGTAtgaactatgaaaaaaaaactgagatctTGTGTGTGCATGGAGATTGTCATGTTTATCCAAAAGCAGAAGTGACTGTCATTATTGATGATCAACCATATTTGCTAACTGTCGGTGTGGTGGAAAACCTACCTTTTGATATAATTTTGGGTACTGATCTACCTGTGATGTTTCATCTTTTGGAAGAGGTACGAACCGAGGGGAGTAAAGTTAGCAATGTTTCCGGACCTGTGATTACTCGTTCTCAGGCCAAAGAACAAGTTGAGTCCTTACCTGACTTTGATGAGAGTTTGTTTGAAATTCCAAAGAGGtctagaaaatccagaaaacagaaaaaatttgagaaaaagttAATGCTGAGTGGGAATGTGTTAACAGATTTAACGGTAGATGACATGTGGAAAATACCTGAAAATATTGCTACTTTACAGAAACAGGATGTGTCTTTACAACCTTTGTTTGATCGAGTGGAGGAAAAAACTGATGCTAagtggagaggaagagaaacttTTGTGTTAAAAGATGGTGTATTGTATGCTTGTAATGAAAAACAGCGGTTGGTAGTTCCAACTTGCTGTAGGGCACTTGTCATGCATTTGGCACACACCATTCCATGGGCAGGGCACTTGGGGCgtcacaaaacatttatgcGTGTCAGCTCACGTTTTTTTTGGCCGTCAATGTACAATGACATTAATGCATTGTGTGCTTCTTGTCCCACATGCCAGAAGACTCGTCCTGCTCGGAAATCAGATCGGGCGCTCCTCCAGCCACTACCCGTCGTCTCCACTCCTTTTCGTAAGGTTGCAATGGACATTGTTGGACCCCTAGTGAAGAGTGGGCGTGGTCATCAGTACATCCTGGTA CTTGGGATCTCAGCCATCAGGACGACGCCTTACCATCCGCAAACTGATGGACTGGTCGAAAGGTTCAACCAGACATTGAAGAGGATGCTGCAGAAGTTTGTGGATGACACTGGCAGAGATTGGGACCGCTGGTTACCATTCCTTCTCTTTGCCTATCGTGAGGTGCCGCAAGCATCAACTGGATTCTCCCCATTCGAACTCCTGTATGGGTGGGATGTTCAGGGACCATTAGACCTGCTGAGAAAAAGCTGGGATGCATCAGAGACCTCATCCAATGCCAAAGGTGTGGTCCAGTATGTGCTGCAGATGAGAGGTCGGCTTGCTGAGTACCAGGAAGAAGCTGAAAAGAACCTGCTGCAGGCTCAGCAGAAGCAAAAGAGGTGGTATGACCAGCAGGCACGGCAAAGGGTCTTAAGTCCTGGACAGAAGGTGTTGCTTCTCCTGCCTTCATCCACAAGCAAGCTTTTGGCAAAGTGGCAAGGGCCCTATACCATCAGCCGACAGCTAGGACCCACCACCTATGAAGTCTACCATCCTGACAAAAAGAAAGCTACACAGGCTTATCATGTGAACTTGCTAAAGGAGTGGAAAGAACTATCATGTCCAGCTCCAGAAACATCATGCCTGTTGAGGCCagtggaagaggaagaagaggttcCTGGTGTTGAAGTGATGGCTGAACAGTCAACCCCCAATCTCAGCCACTTGACCTCACACCAAGCCTCACAACTTCAGCAGATCTTCCAGAAACTGTCTCCTCTCTTTTCTCCTAATCCAGGCCGGACCTCCTTGATTGAGCATGCAATTCGACtgaaagagaagcagccaaTTCGTCAACGCCCATATAGAGTTCCACAGCAGTTGGTGGGGCAGCTGCGAGATGAAGTCGAGACCATGCTAACGTCAGGTATTATTGAACCTTCAAACTCTGAATGGTGCAGTCCAGTAGTCATTGTGTGTAAGAAAGATGGCTCACTGCGGATTTGCATTGATTTCAGAAAGCTTAATGCAGTTTCAGAGTTTGATGCCTATCCCATGCCCAGGGTGGATGAGCTGCTGGAAAGGATTGGAAAAGCCAAGTTCATTACCACTCTGGACCTGTGTAAAGGCTACTGGCAGGTTCCATTGGAGCCTTCGAGCAGACCGTACACAGCATTTCGTACCCCTTCTGGTCTTTTCCAATTTACTGTAATGCCATTTGGCCTGCATGGTGCTCCAGCCACCTTCCAGCGGCTAATGGACAAAGTCTTGCAAGGAAGTGAAGACTACAGCGCTGCTTATCTGGATGAT GAGACCAGATACCTGGGTTACCAGCTGGGGAGAGGAGAGGTGCGGCCACAGATGGACAAAGTTGAAGCGATCCAAAAGTGTCCTCGTCCTCGAACCAAGAAGGAAGTGCGGTCGTTCCTGGGACTAGCTGGTTGGTATCGAAG TCCTGATTTCAGTAAGAAATTTCTGGTTCAAGTGGATGCATCCACAGTTGGCTTAGGAGCTGTCCTGGCTCAAGGAGATCCTGGGGAGGAGCAACCCATACTCTACCTGAGCCGTAAGCTGTTACCTCGTGAG AACTGCAGCACCAATCAGCACAACCTCAGCAGCAACCACAACTGTGACACAAACCACCACAACAGctacaccaaccacaacaactgtaGCACCAACGGCAACAACTGCTGCATCAACAACAAGTGCGGTACCAACCACTACAACCGCAGCACCAATCAGCACAACCTcagcaccaacaacaaacactgctgcaccaaccacgACATCCACCgcaacaacaactgctgcaccaatCACCACAACAACttctgcaccaacaaccacaact ACCACCACAACTGTGACACAAACCACCACAACAGCTataccaaccacaacaactgtaGCACCAACAGCAACAACTGCTGCATCAACAACAAGTGCGGTACCAACCACTACAACCGCAGCACCAATCAGCACAACCTCAGcaccaacaaaaaacactgctgcaccaaccacgACATCAAccgcaacaacaacaactgctgcaccaatCACCACAACAACTTCTGCACCAACAATCACtactgctgcaccaaccacgACATCCACCgcaacaacaactgctgcaccaatCACCACAACAACttctgcaccaacaaccacaact ACCACCACAACTGTGACACAAACCACCACAACAGctacaccaaccacaacaactgtaGCACCACTCAGCACAACctcagcaccaacaacaaccactgctgcaccaatCATCACAACAACTTCTGCACCAACAAtcacaactgctgcaccaaccacgACATCCAccgcaacaacaacaactgctgcaccaatCACCACAACAACttctgcaccaacaaccacaact CACCAATCAGCACAACCTcagcaccaacaacaaacactgctgcaccaaccacgACAACTGCTGCAACAtccacaacaactacagcaccaataaccacaactgctgcagcaacaacaact AACCGCAGCACCAATCAGCACAACCTCAGCAGCAACCACAACTGCTGTACAGACCACCACAACTGTGACACAAACCACCACAACAGCTataccaaccacaacaactgtaGCACCAACAGCAACAACTGCTGCATCAACAACAAGTGCGGTACCAACCACTACAACCGCAGCACCAATCAGCACAACCTcagcaccaacaacaaacactgctgcaccaaccacgACATCCAccgcaacaacaacaactgctgcaccaatCACCACAACAACTTCTGCACCAACAATCACtactgctgcaccaaccacgACATCCACCgcaacaacaactgctgcaccaatCACCACAACAACttctgcaccaacaaccacaactgca AACCGCAGCACCAATCAGCACAACCTCAGCAGCAACCACAACTGCTGTACAGACCACCACAACAGctacaccaaccacaacaactgcagcaCCAACAGCAACGACTGCTGCATCAACAACAA gcaacaacaacaactgctgcaccaatCACCACAACAACttctgcaccaacaaccacaactaca AACCGCAGCACCAATCAGCCCAACCTCAGCAGCAACCACAACTGCTGTACAGACCACCACAACTGTGACACAAACCACCACAACAGctacaccaaccacaacaactgtaGCACCAACAGCAACAACTGCTGCATCAACAACAA caacaaccaGTACGGCACCAACCACTACAAACagagcaccaacaaccacaactgctggcccaacaaccacaactgcagaaACAACTACCACAACTTCTTCACCAACAACAACC caacaacaacaagcgCAGCACCAACCACTGCAAccgcagcaccaaccacaacaactgcaaCACAAACCACAACAAC caccaacaaccacaactgctgcatcAACAACAAGTGTGGCACCCACCACTACATCCGCAGCACCAACCCACACAACCTCAGCCATAACAACCATAACAACTTCTGCACCGaccacaacaactgcagcaCCAACCGCAGCAACCGCTGCACCAATCACCACAACAACttct caccaaccacaacttcTACACCAACATCAACCGCAGCACCAACCACAGCAACTGCTGCACAAACGACAACAAAcacagcaccaaccacaacatctgct cacGGCACGAACCACTACAGCcacagcaccaacaaccacaactgcagtACTAGCCACCACAACTTCTtcaccaaccacaactgctgcacgAACCACAATAACTACaacaccaacaaccacaactgctgcatcAACAACAA caacaacaacaagcgCAGCACCAACCACTGCAAccgcagcaccaaccacaacaactgcaacacaaaccacaacaactgcagcaCCAACAGTCACAACTGCTGCATCAACAACAA caacaacatcaacaacaaGCACGGCACGAaccactacaaccacagcaccaacaaccacaactgcagtACTAGCCGCCACAACTTCTtcaccaaccacaactgctgcactAACCACAATAACTACaacaccaacaaccacaactgctgcatcAACAACAAGTGTGGCACCCACCACTACATCCGCAGCACCAACCCACACAACCTCAGCCATAACAACCATAACAACttctgcaccaaccacaacaacaacagcaccaaccacaacttcTACACCAACATCAACCGCAGCACCAACCACAGCAACTGCTGCACAAACGACAACAAACACAGCACCAACCAcatctgctgcagcaacaacaacaa caacaacaacaagcgCAGCACCAACCACTGCAAccgcagcaccaaccacaacaactgcaacacaaaccacaacaactgcagcaCCAACAGTCACAACTGCTGCATCAACAACAA caacaacatcaacaacaaGCACGGCACGAaccactacaaccacagcaccaacaaccacaactgcagtACTAGCCGCCACAACTTCTtcaccaaccacaactgctgcactAACCACAATAACTACaacaccaacaaccacaactgctgcatcAACAACAA caacaacaacaacaagcatGGCACGAaccactacaaccacagcaccaacaaccacaactgcagtACTAGCCGCCACAACTTCTtcaccaaccacaactgctgcactAACCACAATAACTACaacaccaacaaccacaactgctgcatcAACAACAAGTGTGGCACCCACCACTACATCCGCAGCACCAACCCACACAACCTCAGCCATAACAACCATAACAACttctgcaccaaccacaacaacaacagcaccaaccacaacttcTACACCAACATCAACCGCAGCACCAACCACAGCAACTGCTGCACAAACGACAACAAA ccaaccacaacaactgctgcaccagCCACCACAACttctgcaccaacaacaaccgcagcaccaacaacaaccgcTGCACTAACCACAATAACTACAGCACCAaaaaccacaactgctgcaccaaccacaacaactgcagcactaaccacaaccacagcaacaactgcttcaccaaccacaacgactgcaGCACCAACTGCTACAACTGCTGCATCAACAACAAGTGCGGCACCAACTTCTACAACCGCAGCACCAATCAGCACAACCTCAGCACCAAACACAACAACTGCTGCACAgacaaccacaactacagtcccaacaaccacaactgctgcagcaacaacaagaaGCGTGGCACCAACCACTACAAATgtagcaccaacaaccacaagtGCTGTgtcaacaaccacaactgcagatCCAGCCACCACAACTTCTTCACCAACAACAGccgcagcaccaacaaccacaactgctgcacc CAACCACAACTTCTGCAACAGCAAGAAATGCATCACCAgccacaacaactacagcactaACCGcaaccacagcaacaacaacaactgctgcaccaaccacaacaactgctgcaCAAACAGCCACAACTACAGCCCCAACAACCACAAcggctgcaccaaccacaacaactacagcaccaacATCCACAACTGCTACATCAACAA caacaacaacaagtgCGGCACTAACCACTCCAACCACAGCACCAACAACCGCAACAACTGCTgtaccaacaaccacaactgcagaaCCAGTCACCACAACTTCTTCACCAACAACAACATctgcagcaccaaccaccacaactgctgcaccagCCACAataacagcagctccaactgcaacaccaaccaccaccagtgTAGCACAAACCACCACACCCATTGCAACATTCACCACTACTTCAAAACCAACCACAACACCATTCGCCACAACTCCAACTGGCAGAACAACCACAACAACCACCTCAACAATGTCAACTGCAGCCACAGACACATCAAACTCTGCAACAGTGCCACCCACAGGTGCAGCAACAAGTGCCACAACAACAAACCCAACCACATCAACAATGACAAACACAGCTAG